A single region of the Streptomyces sp. AM 4-1-1 genome encodes:
- a CDS encoding CatB-related O-acetyltransferase yields MRGGPPTTAHPLPARERVVFLSPLVTSPNIAVGEYTYYDDPDGAADFEDRNVLHAYGPERLVIGEYCAIASGTTFLMAGAEHPTMGVPTYPFTMFGGRWAERTLDIVTGMPSRGDTVVGNDVRFGYRATVMPGVRIGDGAVIAAGAVVTADVPPCTVVGGNPARPIGQRFDDADVELLRRAAWWDWPADLVTEHARTIMAGTPADIERIATKHGRGKSL; encoded by the coding sequence TTGCGGGGTGGGCCCCCGACCACCGCGCACCCGCTGCCCGCCCGTGAGCGCGTGGTGTTCCTCAGTCCGCTGGTCACCTCACCGAACATAGCCGTGGGCGAGTACACGTACTACGACGACCCGGACGGCGCCGCGGACTTCGAGGACCGCAACGTCCTCCACGCCTACGGGCCGGAGCGTCTCGTCATCGGCGAGTACTGCGCGATCGCCTCGGGAACCACGTTCCTGATGGCCGGCGCCGAGCATCCGACGATGGGGGTGCCGACGTACCCGTTCACCATGTTCGGCGGCCGGTGGGCCGAGCGGACGCTGGACATCGTCACCGGCATGCCGAGCCGCGGCGACACGGTCGTCGGCAACGACGTCCGGTTCGGGTATCGGGCGACCGTCATGCCGGGTGTACGGATCGGCGACGGCGCCGTCATCGCGGCCGGCGCCGTGGTCACCGCCGACGTCCCGCCCTGCACTGTCGTCGGCGGCAATCCGGCCAGGCCGATCGGGCAGCGCTTCGACGACGCCGATGTCGAGCTGCTGCGGCGCGCCGCCTGGTGGGACTGGCCCGCCGACCTGGTCACCGAACACGCCCGCACCATCATGGCCGGAACCCCGGCCGACATCGAACGCATCGCCACCAAGCACGGACGGGGGAAGTCCCTTTGA
- a CDS encoding YciI family protein, translating into MGGLATAGKLVGGDALETEHTAPATVRTAADGTSTVTDGPAHTGDETLGGWFIVEVADRAEALELAKSLPTPETVEVRPVLESA; encoded by the coding sequence ATCGGTGGCCTCGCCACGGCCGGGAAACTGGTCGGTGGCGACGCTCTGGAGACCGAGCACACCGCTCCCGCGACCGTGCGCACTGCGGCAGACGGGACGTCAACGGTGACCGACGGGCCCGCGCACACCGGCGATGAGACCCTCGGCGGCTGGTTCATCGTCGAGGTGGCCGACCGGGCGGAAGCCCTCGAACTGGCCAAGAGCCTCCCCACCCCGGAGACCGTCGAGGTCCGCCCGGTCCTCGAATCCGCCTGA
- a CDS encoding wax ester/triacylglycerol synthase domain-containing protein, which produces MHGWTIGGWSAPGPMNGTDTFFWRIGATPLTRPHVTWLWFLDAEPDWNTFLDGCRWIVGRLPRLTHRVVDTTVRAGTPAWAPDPHFRLTRHVHRMRLPDPGGLRDLLDLVEWRNSTDFDPLHPPWEATLVEGHGEDRAAILLKWHHSIGDAVTIVSVMNRLLPDAAPAGLPDGPRRPDERVDRRTAPVGRPPLTSAAHGVAAGTRAVLRETVRWLTTPNAAGARARIAGRAAAQLLRPVAPSPLLRGRSSASRYGMVSVPLTDLKAAGRGADVSVTSAYISAVLGAFHRYHEYHGVHHGSVPTLVPVNIRQPFETGAGNIIASVRIAGPVGDMSAPARMAAVHRAITDARNVLLREVCTTLADLGSWVPGMVHRWAVPPVLRSGVDLVVTSVPGFSRPTYAAGAHVTNAVAWAPRGGAAANVTMASHDGTCAIGTNLDPAAVTDTGLFHHCLEQSLHEMITG; this is translated from the coding sequence ATGCACGGATGGACGATCGGAGGGTGGTCCGCACCCGGCCCGATGAACGGTACGGACACGTTCTTCTGGCGCATCGGGGCGACACCCCTGACCCGGCCGCACGTCACCTGGCTCTGGTTCCTCGACGCGGAACCGGACTGGAACACCTTCCTCGACGGCTGCCGGTGGATCGTCGGAAGACTGCCCCGGCTCACCCACCGGGTGGTCGACACAACCGTACGCGCCGGAACCCCGGCCTGGGCACCGGACCCGCACTTCCGCCTCACCCGGCACGTCCACCGGATGCGCCTGCCCGACCCGGGGGGTCTGCGCGACCTCCTCGACCTCGTCGAGTGGCGCAACAGCACGGACTTCGACCCCTTGCACCCGCCCTGGGAAGCCACGCTGGTCGAGGGCCACGGCGAGGACCGGGCCGCGATTCTCCTCAAGTGGCACCACAGCATCGGTGACGCGGTCACCATCGTCTCGGTCATGAACAGACTGCTTCCCGACGCCGCGCCGGCCGGCCTCCCCGACGGCCCGCGGCGCCCCGACGAACGCGTCGACCGGCGAACGGCCCCCGTCGGGCGCCCGCCCCTGACCTCGGCGGCCCACGGCGTCGCCGCCGGCACGAGAGCGGTTCTCCGGGAGACCGTCCGATGGCTGACAACGCCGAACGCCGCCGGGGCCCGAGCCCGGATCGCGGGCCGGGCCGCCGCGCAGTTGCTCCGGCCCGTCGCGCCGTCACCGCTCCTTCGCGGGCGCAGCTCCGCGAGCCGCTACGGCATGGTCAGCGTTCCCCTGACGGATCTGAAGGCCGCGGGCAGGGGCGCGGACGTGTCGGTGACATCGGCCTACATCTCGGCGGTACTGGGCGCGTTCCACCGCTACCACGAGTACCACGGGGTGCACCACGGAAGTGTGCCGACCCTGGTGCCGGTGAACATACGCCAACCCTTCGAGACAGGTGCGGGCAACATCATCGCCTCGGTGCGCATCGCCGGACCGGTCGGCGACATGTCGGCGCCTGCCCGCATGGCGGCCGTGCACCGCGCGATCACCGACGCTCGTAACGTGCTTCTCCGGGAGGTCTGCACCACTCTGGCCGACCTCGGCTCATGGGTCCCGGGAATGGTCCACCGGTGGGCCGTCCCGCCTGTGCTGCGCAGCGGGGTCGACCTCGTGGTCACCAGCGTTCCCGGGTTCTCCCGCCCCACCTACGCCGCGGGCGCGCACGTGACGAACGCGGTGGCCTGGGCCCCCAGAGGTGGGGCCGCGGCCAACGTGACGATGGCCTCGCACGACGGCACGTGCGCCATCGGGACCAATCTCGACCCCGCCGCCGTCACGGACACGGGTCTCTTCCACCACTGCCTGGAACAGAGCCTCCACGAAATGATCACCGGCTGA
- a CDS encoding maleylpyruvate isomerase family mycothiol-dependent enzyme, translated as MGFPLEQELRAERRRLIVTLDQLSDEAFDSGRTLCSEWSPRDILGHLLSVDGFAATYLPYGPFLQSANRRQVERARRSPRSRLMARARIWAAQPSLTSRVGAVVTLGDLAIHHQDIVRGLGLSRDLPASVPTFILWDGALLSLRTNVRVLRYRVVPTDGYPPIGTRSGCVPEVRGTREALGLWLAGRDSVSDELVFN; from the coding sequence GTGGGATTCCCCCTCGAACAGGAACTGCGCGCCGAGAGGCGCCGTCTGATCGTCACACTGGATCAGTTGTCGGACGAGGCATTCGACTCCGGGCGCACGTTGTGCTCCGAGTGGTCCCCACGGGACATCCTCGGGCATCTCCTGTCCGTGGACGGTTTCGCGGCGACCTACCTTCCCTACGGACCGTTCCTCCAGAGCGCCAACAGGAGACAGGTCGAGCGGGCCCGCCGGTCGCCGCGGAGCCGCCTGATGGCGAGGGCCCGAATCTGGGCGGCACAGCCGTCCCTGACCAGCCGGGTCGGCGCCGTGGTCACCCTGGGGGACCTCGCGATCCACCATCAGGACATCGTGCGCGGCCTCGGACTGAGCAGGGACCTCCCGGCCTCCGTACCCACGTTCATCCTCTGGGACGGAGCGCTGCTGAGCCTGAGGACGAACGTGAGGGTCCTCAGGTACCGGGTGGTCCCGACGGACGGCTACCCCCCGATCGGAACTCGTTCAGGGTGCGTGCCCGAGGTCCGCGGCACCAGAGAGGCTCTGGGGCTGTGGCTCGCCGGACGGGATTCGGTGTCGGACGAGCTGGTCTTCAACTGA
- a CDS encoding alpha/beta fold hydrolase yields MIDFEPTKRRVLVRGVSTLFYEVGEGPVVLLVPGIASDTQGWFPVMRELALTHRVISLSLPGLDGTSPQRDVRPHAMATFVADFLDVLEVGSVIAVGHSYGGLVMAELALRYPHLVSRLTLIDACGLGRAVHPVAIALALLPTRAADLASAFVSLPGGAAAFTVSSNLLLRQPWRIPTRTWAAQFRLARSRQTLRTSLKVFRECGGITGQRESVIVIDRLDEIDVPTLVVWGCSDQLFPVWQGRAAARRLPRGRFAALAGAGHVSYLDSHEEFMDALGPFVRDDLELIPPNGDRNTDGGGRP; encoded by the coding sequence GTGATCGACTTCGAGCCGACCAAGCGGCGAGTCCTGGTGAGAGGCGTCTCCACCCTCTTCTACGAGGTCGGAGAGGGCCCGGTGGTCCTGCTGGTGCCCGGTATCGCCTCCGACACCCAAGGCTGGTTCCCGGTCATGCGTGAACTCGCCCTGACGCACCGGGTCATCTCACTGTCGTTGCCAGGGCTGGACGGTACGAGCCCGCAGCGGGACGTCCGCCCCCACGCGATGGCGACGTTCGTCGCCGACTTCCTCGACGTCCTGGAGGTGGGTTCCGTCATCGCGGTGGGTCACTCCTACGGCGGCCTCGTGATGGCCGAACTGGCCCTGCGGTACCCACATCTCGTCAGCAGGCTGACGCTGATCGACGCCTGTGGCCTCGGCCGGGCGGTCCACCCCGTGGCCATCGCGCTGGCCCTGCTGCCGACGCGCGCGGCCGACCTGGCCTCCGCCTTCGTCTCGCTCCCCGGCGGGGCCGCCGCGTTCACCGTTTCGAGCAACCTGCTCCTGCGCCAGCCGTGGCGCATTCCCACGAGGACGTGGGCGGCCCAGTTCCGGCTGGCCCGGTCACGACAGACACTGCGCACGTCGCTGAAGGTGTTCAGGGAGTGCGGCGGCATCACCGGCCAGCGCGAGAGCGTCATCGTGATCGACCGCCTCGACGAGATCGACGTGCCGACCCTGGTGGTCTGGGGGTGTTCCGACCAGCTCTTCCCCGTGTGGCAGGGACGGGCGGCGGCACGCCGTCTGCCGAGAGGCCGCTTCGCCGCCCTGGCGGGGGCCGGGCACGTCTCGTACCTCGACAGCCACGAGGAGTTCATGGATGCGCTCGGGCCCTTCGTCCGCGACGACCTGGAACTCATACCGCCGAACGGCGACAGGAACACCGACGGGGGAGGACGTCCATGA
- a CDS encoding SDR family NAD(P)-dependent oxidoreductase, with product MSGTARAGHVPAPGTPDAAKGPRRDARDRERESAMEGTYCVVTGATSGIGKESARGLVAAGARLVFICRDRARGEATLAELNRERPAADVRMIVADLSALGDVRRAAEEVHDLLPRLDVLVNNAGTHDLRPRTSAEGFDRMIATNHLGPFLLTNLLVDLLERGAPSRIVMVASESHRSVLRIDPRTFAEPGSYGPLGSLAVYARSKLLNVLVTQEIARRWTSRGITANAFCPGLVSTGLARNIPMGSVLFSLAERTPLVRNARQGAEQALRLAGDPRFTGRSGGFYSTTPGAVLLPPALHRFRPGLQCAVWERSEELVGLS from the coding sequence ATGAGCGGCACGGCCCGAGCCGGACACGTCCCCGCCCCGGGGACGCCGGACGCCGCGAAGGGGCCCCGCCGGGACGCGCGGGACCGGGAGAGGGAGAGCGCCATGGAAGGTACGTACTGCGTCGTCACCGGCGCGACCTCAGGCATCGGCAAGGAGTCCGCCCGGGGCCTCGTCGCGGCGGGGGCGCGTCTGGTGTTCATCTGCCGCGACCGGGCGCGGGGCGAGGCGACCCTGGCCGAGCTGAACCGGGAGAGGCCGGCCGCGGACGTACGGATGATCGTGGCGGACCTCTCCGCCCTGGGGGACGTCCGCCGGGCGGCCGAAGAGGTGCACGACCTGCTGCCTCGCCTGGACGTTCTGGTCAACAACGCCGGTACGCACGACCTGCGCCCCAGGACCAGTGCCGAGGGATTCGACAGGATGATCGCCACCAACCACCTGGGTCCCTTCCTCCTCACCAACCTCCTCGTGGACCTGCTGGAGCGGGGAGCCCCCTCGCGGATCGTGATGGTCGCCTCCGAATCGCACCGGAGCGTCCTGCGCATCGATCCCCGTACCTTCGCCGAACCCGGCTCGTACGGTCCGCTCGGTTCCCTCGCCGTCTACGCCCGCTCCAAGCTGCTCAACGTGCTCGTCACCCAGGAGATCGCACGCAGATGGACCTCGCGCGGGATCACCGCCAACGCCTTCTGCCCCGGCCTGGTGTCCACCGGACTCGCCAGGAACATCCCGATGGGCTCGGTCCTGTTCTCGCTGGCGGAACGGACCCCGCTCGTCCGTAACGCTCGTCAGGGCGCCGAGCAGGCCCTGCGGCTCGCGGGCGACCCGCGGTTCACCGGCCGGAGCGGGGGCTTCTACTCCACCACGCCCGGAGCCGTCCTCCTGCCGCCCGCCCTCCACCGTTTCCGCCCCGGCCTCCAGTGCGCCGTGTGGGAGCGGTCCGAGGAACTGGTCGGTCTCTCATGA
- a CDS encoding GMC oxidoreductase, producing MNDDTLDDGTQAHDAPDVRDVPHAPDVPDGPDTPATRTYGPPGASGPGRVGASVLTGGAEADREERHRVVIIGSGVGGSIAAFRLAEAGVDNVVLERGRRWPVTPAGNTFPAFPRPDSRLVWLDDDSTPLPPARTPLLSLLRHALSAALPRSTGLLDVMTQDGVVVLSGVGVGGGTLVYGGVLAQPRPGPFRRLFPTELDYDELDRVYYPRARERLVAAPFPDDLLAREPYRSNRLWSVAAKRSGLPAETIVSNFDFDIVRGELDGTEKASAVIGQYHFTGCNSGAKMSVDRTYLARAEATGRTKVRALHRVTHVSQDPGGRYRVLAERLDQQGTTVERLVFVCDKLILAAGAHTPRILLTARETGALPRLHESIGKGWGTNGDHLTLVRTAPIPLGPPQGGPPAVLVRNLDGTAGVMHSPMPFPVGPGLLVCLGMGISDRFGQWTLAADGKAGLHWKAEYDASSRHAVDSLVRHVARHMPGGGVVSADRQTHPVAAHPVGGVVLGKSTDAYGRLRGYRGLYCLDGALMPGSTAAVNPALTIAAVVERCLDHIVTDFNAP from the coding sequence ATGAACGACGACACCCTGGACGACGGGACGCAGGCTCACGACGCACCTGACGTACGTGACGTGCCGCACGCACCGGACGTGCCGGACGGACCGGACACACCGGCGACCCGGACGTACGGACCGCCCGGCGCGTCGGGCCCCGGCCGGGTCGGCGCGTCCGTACTCACCGGCGGCGCGGAGGCCGACCGCGAGGAACGGCACAGGGTCGTCATCATCGGTTCGGGCGTGGGCGGGAGCATCGCGGCTTTCCGGCTGGCCGAGGCCGGAGTGGACAACGTGGTCCTCGAACGAGGCCGGCGCTGGCCCGTCACACCCGCCGGGAACACCTTTCCCGCGTTTCCCCGCCCCGACAGCCGACTGGTGTGGCTGGACGACGATTCCACCCCCCTGCCGCCGGCCCGCACACCTCTGCTGTCCCTGCTGCGCCACGCACTCTCGGCCGCGTTGCCCCGTTCGACCGGACTGCTGGACGTGATGACCCAGGACGGCGTCGTGGTCCTCAGCGGCGTCGGAGTCGGCGGGGGGACGCTGGTCTACGGGGGTGTGCTCGCCCAGCCCCGCCCCGGACCCTTCCGGCGGTTGTTCCCCACCGAACTGGACTACGACGAACTCGACCGCGTCTACTATCCCCGGGCACGCGAGCGCCTGGTGGCCGCACCGTTCCCCGACGACCTGCTCGCCCGGGAGCCGTATCGTTCGAACCGCCTGTGGAGTGTCGCGGCGAAGAGGTCCGGGCTCCCGGCCGAGACCATCGTGAGCAACTTCGACTTCGACATCGTCCGAGGCGAACTCGACGGCACCGAGAAGGCGTCCGCGGTGATCGGCCAGTACCACTTCACCGGCTGCAACAGCGGCGCGAAGATGAGCGTGGACCGCACCTACCTGGCGCGGGCCGAAGCGACCGGCAGGACGAAGGTGCGGGCGCTCCACCGGGTGACCCATGTGTCGCAGGACCCCGGGGGCCGCTATCGCGTGCTCGCCGAACGCCTGGACCAGCAGGGGACCACCGTCGAGCGACTGGTGTTCGTGTGCGACAAACTGATCCTCGCGGCGGGGGCCCACACACCGCGCATCCTGCTGACCGCGCGCGAGACCGGTGCCCTGCCACGGCTGCACGAATCCATCGGCAAGGGATGGGGAACCAACGGAGACCATCTGACCCTGGTCCGTACGGCTCCGATACCGCTCGGCCCACCACAGGGCGGCCCCCCGGCGGTTCTCGTACGCAACCTCGACGGCACCGCCGGTGTGATGCACTCACCCATGCCCTTCCCCGTGGGCCCAGGACTCCTCGTCTGTCTCGGGATGGGTATCTCCGACCGTTTCGGGCAATGGACGCTTGCAGCCGACGGCAAGGCCGGACTGCACTGGAAGGCCGAGTACGACGCGAGTTCCCGGCACGCGGTCGACAGCCTTGTGCGCCACGTCGCACGTCATATGCCGGGCGGCGGCGTGGTGTCGGCCGACCGGCAGACCCATCCCGTCGCCGCGCACCCCGTCGGCGGTGTCGTACTGGGCAAGAGCACCGACGCCTACGGCAGACTGCGCGGCTACCGCGGCCTGTACTGCCTCGACGGCGCGCTCATGCCCGGCTCCACGGCCGCCGTCAATCCGGCGCTGACCATCGCGGCGGTGGTCGAACGGTGCCTCGACCACATCGTCACAGACTTCAACGCGCCCTGA
- a CDS encoding virginiamycin B lyase yields MNHATPTSVEEHTVADHAAGPYALTTGPDGALWFTLVHSGRIGRLVPGEEPTSHRLAPGSGPTVITPGPDGALWFTEYRADRIGRITTDGVIDEFEVPGSGCGPFGIAAGPDGALWFTETAADRVGRITVDGHLTRFPLPVTGAFPSAITAGSDGGMWFTLNQANAIGRIGMDSAVTLHPLPTEAAAPVGIAAGQDGAVRFVEIAAGQIGRITPDGRITEFPLPDRTARPHGVTVDGRGSAWFTEWGGNRVGRVTPDGSITVHDLPTPHSEPHGITVGPDGALWTALEIGSLARIAPPDSPT; encoded by the coding sequence TTGAACCACGCGACGCCGACATCCGTCGAAGAGCACACGGTGGCCGACCACGCGGCCGGACCCTACGCCCTCACCACGGGACCGGACGGCGCCCTGTGGTTCACCCTCGTCCACAGCGGCCGGATCGGCCGCCTCGTCCCCGGCGAGGAGCCGACGAGCCACCGACTCGCTCCCGGCAGCGGGCCGACCGTCATCACACCGGGCCCCGACGGCGCACTGTGGTTCACCGAATACCGGGCGGACCGCATCGGGCGCATCACCACCGACGGCGTGATCGACGAGTTCGAGGTGCCCGGCTCCGGTTGCGGTCCGTTCGGGATCGCGGCGGGCCCCGACGGTGCGCTGTGGTTCACCGAGACCGCCGCCGACCGCGTCGGCCGCATCACCGTCGACGGTCACCTCACCCGGTTTCCGCTGCCCGTCACCGGCGCGTTCCCCTCGGCGATCACCGCCGGCAGCGACGGCGGCATGTGGTTCACCCTGAACCAGGCCAACGCCATCGGGCGGATCGGCATGGACAGTGCGGTCACTCTCCACCCCCTGCCCACCGAGGCGGCGGCGCCGGTCGGGATCGCCGCAGGCCAGGACGGAGCGGTCCGGTTCGTCGAGATCGCCGCCGGTCAGATCGGCCGGATCACTCCCGACGGGCGGATCACCGAGTTTCCGCTGCCGGATCGCACAGCCCGGCCGCACGGCGTCACCGTCGACGGGCGGGGCAGCGCATGGTTCACCGAATGGGGCGGCAACCGCGTCGGCAGGGTCACCCCCGACGGCTCCATCACCGTCCACGACCTGCCCACCCCCCACTCCGAACCGCACGGCATCACCGTCGGTCCCGACGGCGCCCTGTGGACCGCGCTGGAGATCGGCTCACTCGCCCGCATCGCCCCGCCGGACAGCCCCACCTGA
- a CDS encoding TetR/AcrR family transcriptional regulator, producing the protein MNERQGARRPGGRSARVGTQVHQAVTDLIGERGYGNFTVGEIAARAGVADSSVYRRWGSLETLLTDVALTRLNAQSPMPDTGSLAGDLRTYAAQVAREITGPDGPAVLHLAVALSGSGQQGLQASADLRAERTRQLRSMLDRARDRGEHAPDALDVLDHILAPMYIRVLFGMVPLTPDYVDGLVDRLLRPQPGPRDQPSAAVPGLRFA; encoded by the coding sequence ATGAACGAGCGACAGGGAGCCCGGCGGCCCGGGGGGCGCAGTGCCCGCGTCGGCACGCAGGTGCATCAGGCGGTCACCGACCTGATCGGCGAGCGCGGCTACGGCAACTTCACCGTCGGCGAGATCGCGGCCCGCGCGGGCGTGGCGGACAGCAGCGTCTACCGCCGCTGGGGCAGCCTGGAAACCCTGCTCACCGACGTGGCGCTCACCCGCCTCAACGCGCAGTCGCCGATGCCCGACACCGGGAGCCTCGCCGGCGACCTGCGCACCTACGCGGCCCAGGTGGCCCGCGAGATCACCGGACCCGACGGCCCGGCGGTGCTGCACCTGGCCGTCGCCCTGTCGGGCAGCGGCCAGCAGGGCCTGCAAGCCAGTGCCGACCTCCGCGCCGAACGCACCCGGCAACTGCGGTCCATGCTCGATCGCGCCCGCGACCGGGGCGAGCACGCACCCGACGCGCTCGACGTGCTGGACCACATCCTGGCCCCGATGTATATCCGTGTCCTGTTCGGCATGGTCCCGCTCACCCCGGATTACGTCGACGGGCTGGTCGACCGACTGCTGCGACCCCAACCCGGCCCCCGGGATCAGCCCTCGGCCGCGGTGCCAGGGCTCCGCTTCGCGTAG